Proteins from a single region of Colias croceus chromosome Z, ilColCroc2.1:
- the LOC123705019 gene encoding uncharacterized protein LOC123705019, with protein MPPVLSKNAKIALVAATIVATAPLQKEQRKKRREWAKFYYRNRENYSHMRLLKELDDEDFRTYLRMTPESFDEILNLLKRYIAKTDTVMRQAVTAEERLVATLKYLASGREYNDLKLSTCISPQLLSEIIPETCEAIIRVLKDYLKVPETENDWLQIAKDFEIKWQFNHCLGAIDGKHVIIEKPPKSGTLYYNYKGTFSIVLLGIVNANYEFIYVNIGSNGSISDGGVFKHTTFHEKMKSNQLNLPSPSILPQSNVIAPYCFVADNAFAINENLLKPYPRRNLTHDQRIFNYRLSRARRIVENAFGILAERFRVLKRPIQINVHNVPKVVMASCTLHNYLRKKSSNYITRNCVDTEDTETCTFRPGDWRLNDNLVGLNRTERQRTADGNSVRQIFTEYFNNQGRVHFQERMINTMNI; from the exons ATGCCACCGGTATTATCGAAAAATGCTAAAATAGCGTTGGTTGCAGCAACCATTGTTGCTACAGCACCGCTGCAAAAGGAACAAAGGAAAAAACGAAGAGAATGGGCTAAATTCTACTATAGAAATAGAGAAAATTACAGTCATATGCGGCTCCTTAAGGAATTGGATGATGAAGATTTCCGAACATATCTTCGAATGACTCCAGAATCATTcgatgaaatattaaatcttttgaAAAGATATATAGCGAAAACCGATACAGTTATGAGGCAAGCTGTAACTGCCGAAGAAAGATTAGTGGcaactttaaaatatctcgCGTCAGGAAGAGAATATAATGATCTTAAATTAAGCACATGTATATCACCACAACTACTGTCTGAGATAATACCAGAGACCTGCGAAGCTATCATTAGAGTACTCAAAGATTACCTAAAG GTTCCTGAAACAGAAAATGACTGGTTACAAATAGCTAAAgactttgaaataaaatggcAATTTAATCATTGCTTGGGTGCTATTGACGGCAAACATGTTATTATCGAGAAGCCGCCAAAATCGGGTACACTGTACTATAATTATAAGGGAACTTTTAGCATAGTCCTGCTTGGTATTGTGAATGCAAATTACgagtttatttatgtaaatataggtTCTAATGGCAGTATTTCTGATGGTGGAGTATTCAAACATACAacttttcatgaaaaaatgAAATCGAACCAACTAAATTTACCATCACCTTCTATTTTACCGCAATCAAATGTTATCGCCCCATATTGTTTTGTGGCAGATAATGCATTTGCCAttaatgaaaatcttttaaaaccATATCCAAGAAGAAATTTGACACATGATCAaagaattttcaattatagacTCTCCAGAGCAAGAAGAATTGTAGAAAATGCATTTGGTATTTTAGCTGAACGTTTTAGAGTATTAAAAAGaccaattcaaattaatgttcatAATGTACCCAAAGTTGTAATGGCTTCATGCACACTGcacaattatttaagaaaaaagtcATCAAACTATATAACAAGAAATTGTGTTGATACCGAGGATACTGAAACATGTACTTTTCGGCCAGGAGACTGGAGATTAAATGACAACTTAGTAGGCCTTAACAGAACAGAAAGGCAACGTACTGCAGATGGTAATTCTGTTAGACAAATATTCactgaatattttaacaatcaGGGCCGGGTACATTTTCAAGAAAGAATGATTAAtactatgaatatttaa
- the LOC123705018 gene encoding DNA-directed RNA polymerase II subunit RPB1-like, with amino-acid sequence MNAEGVTVTERDIIIKLLEVYKDFPCLWDLTNKDYANRDARNQAYIIMLELLKKIDSGATLKTLKNKLDNMRTSYRRERKKVEASKTSGAGNDEVHTPSLWYYEHLLFLDEKITPTTEVIDNMETDSSQSHNDEEPATKRERVTRRKQNDILKKQSELLESAKILISGDGTSADAFGNSVSSQLKELPKVQRCLAEKLIGETLFYAKLGVLTFETSINIKRRSVQYLGQGYAYQQQVPQTYAPSPTPSPQHHQPSPYAPSPSPSPQHHQPTPFAPSPTPSPQHHQPSPFAPSPTPSPQHHQPSPYAPSPSPSPQHHQPSPFAPSPSPSPQHHQPSPFAPSPSPSPQHRQPSPSHKYSHTSQSLQLSQPSTSSTLPQLPPSSYQQQLDSNSLINYISSNQQQVVRGKGKELKKYLIFKK; translated from the exons ATGAACGCCGAGGGAGTTACAGTCACCGAacgtgatattataataaaattactggaAGTATATAAAGACTTTCCCTGTTTATGGGATTTAACTAATAAAGATTACGCAAACAGAGATGCCCGAAATCaagcatatattattatgttagaactattaaaaaaaattgacagtGGGGctacattaaaaacattaaaaaataagttagaTAATATGCGTACATCCTATAGGAGGGAGCGAAAAAAG gtgGAAGCTAGCAAGACTAGTGGCGCTGGAAACGATGAGGTGCATACGCCATCACTATGGTACTATGAACACCTCTTATTCTTGGATGAAAAAATCACGCCGACGACAGAGGTTATTGATAATATGGAGACGGATTCTTCCCAGTCACATAATGATGAG GAACCTGCAACAAAAAGAGAACGCGTTACGAGAAGAAAGCAAAATGACATTTTAAAGAAACAGTCGGAATTACTAGAGTCtgctaaaatattaatatctggTGACGGCACATCAGCTGATGCTTTCGGGAACTCCGTGAGTTCTCAGCTCAAGGAGCTCCCAAAAGTACAAAGATGCCTCGCCGAAAAATTAATAGGAGAAACATTGTTCTATGCAAAACTAGGAGTGCTTACTTTTGAAAcctcaataaatattaaaagaagatCAGTACAATATTTAGGTCAGGGGTACGCGTACCAGCAGCAGGTGCCACAAACATATGCACCATCACCAACACCATCACCTCAGCATCACCAGCCGTCACCATATGCACCATCACCATCACCATCACCACAGCATCACCAACCGACACCATTTGCACCATCACCAACACCATCACCACAGCATCACCAGCCGTCACCATTTGCACCATCACCAACACCATCACCACAGCATCACCAGCCGTCACCATATGCACCATCACCATCACCATCACCTCAGCATCACCAGCCGTCACCATTTGCACCATCACCATCACCATCACCTCAGCATCACCAGCCGTCACCATTTGCACCATCACCATCACCATCCCCACAGCATCGTCAGCCATCACCATCACATAAGTACTCACATACATCACAATCACTTCAACTCAGTCAGCCATCAACGTCATCAACATTACCTCAGCTTCCACCATCATCATACCAGCAACAATTAGATTccaattcattaattaattacataagcAGCAATCAACAACAGGTAGTCAGAGGAAAGGGGAaggagttaaaaaaatatttgatttttaaaaagtaa